In Drosophila miranda strain MSH22 chromosome XR, D.miranda_PacBio2.1, whole genome shotgun sequence, the genomic window ataattgggatagatgTGTACACATATTTTAAAAGACGGAGTAGTCAAAATAAACGGACTACTTGGCCGAAATACAGAATTCGGATGGATTATATCCGGTTGCACCAAATCAAAAGGTGATAAATTTATTGTGGCGACAACAATTGAAGTTGGGAACTCAGAGCGGTTCTGGAAATTGGAAAGTGAAAAGAATGATGTAGAAGATGTTTGCGAGAAGCATTTcttggaaacaacaagaagagatgAGAATGGTAGGTGTAtggttaaaataccatttaaaaaagaaaaggatctaGGAGATTCAAAACCACAAGCTATGGCGCGATGAAAGTAAAGGGCCACATGCAGTTGTAAAAAGTCCCAGTCTTCATATATAAGTTCTATTTTTCCGCCGGTAGCCATGTGCCGCTGGATCACATCATTAATTAGTAAGATCTCGCTCTGTTTCATAGTCAAGTCATCTTCTGTTGTGCCGGCCTTTACTTCTGATAATACCGATGGACGAATGCAGGCAGGAGGCACAAATACACGCGTCACAATTAGATGCTTTGGATGGGCACCACGAGAGCACATTCCCAATAAGGCTACATCACTCTGTGGGATCTGTTCAAAAAGGTCCAGCACCATTAGTGGAGTGAGCTCCTCAGCCGTGCTGTAATTACTGAGTGTAAGATTAAGGTCGCGATTGAACTCTGTCGAGCGAAGCATTTCATCCATGTTGCTTGTAAACACAGCATCTACCTTGCGCCCTTTGTATGGATCATGCAGAATCTTCAGAAGCCCAGGACCCTTCTTCACGCCTCCGTTGGCGGTTCCGCAGTGTGGGCATTTTGTGACTTTCTTGGCCTTGGCCAACATCTGTGCATGCAAGGCCTTTTTTCCCAGATATGAGAAATTTGGATTATGTAGCTTTTTTTCAAATGAAAGACGGTCCTCAAACTTTAGCATCACCTGAGCACACGACTTGCATATCATCTGTAGAATATTAATTGTGGCACGGAAGTGGCCTATGTGGAAGACTGGGAGCGCTAAGTCTAAATAGCCAAAGTGCCCGATGCACTCATTCAAACCATGACCGCACGTTTCACATACAGCATCTTTCGTGCTGATGCCCATTCTACGATCCAGTACGCCAGAAGGCACCGGTTGTCGTTGTCCCTGATAGAGATTTTTTGAGGTGATCCTTACCAGCGCTTCCTGCTGAATCTCATCGGCCCCACTGATTCCAAACTGTACATGTGAACTGGGGAAACGGTGATTTTAACTAGTTCAAATTTAAGATGGAGACACTTACATTTTTTTGTTCAGAGCCGATGCACGAAACTGTTCCTTAGGCATATTGATAACACCGAAAGTATCTATGTATTTGATAAATGTGAATTACAATTCAAGCATACTAAATATAAGACTTAGGGCTGCACAACCATCGTTGGCACTATCGATAATATTTAATTGAACGATATGTCCCGGTTTTTTTTGTCCATCGATATGTCGTTCTAAAGCAAACGGTGGGATTCCGAAGACTATAAGCATACAAATACATACATTTGTATTAGGCTCTGCATATTAAGAACATCCCGGAGAACGGTGGGattttttgacagatgtgAAACCCCGATTATCAATGGAACCTTCCAACATCTATCATCCATCAAAAGCAGCTGATGAATATAAAATAACAATATTATGGTCTTAATTGTGAAATTTCAACAGtttaaaatttttaaattGGCTTTTTTATTGACTAGAATAAAgctatacatatatgtaatatATAAACATTACACTTTGGACTCCCGTAAAAATTGCTCGGTTTGGAAGTTAGTCTGGCATTGGCTGCTCGCAGTTTGCTGGTGTATCTCTCGCTTTGTTTCCTGGTGCTCGTCCTGTAATTTCTGCTGCTCATTCTGGACTTTAAACATTTTTCGAACAATCTCCAGAATATTTTCCGGTTTAATCCGCTTTGGTGCGTCGCTTCGTGGTTATGACTTAGTGGACTGTTTAATCTTTTAAATATTgagcttatttatttatttaatattggTGGTTATATTACAAGGTATTttacatgtatgtatatgaatAGCGGGGGAGTCGATGATGCGGCGGTACAAACTATGCGTGCGGTTGGTTATTCTAGAAATCTATAAATTTCTACTAACTTTCACTCCACAAACGAAGTCGAGCCAAAAGAGATCCGCATCATGCGATGCGAcggtccaatgcaaaacgGTGCACATCGATGCGTGAGCAGCTGCGGGCTTTGGCTATACTTGTCAGAAAATTACAGCTATGTTTTGGACACAAGCAATAACAACACAGCTATGCGCGTAAAAATAGTTACTTAAGCGGTTTAATAAAATCAAGAGCATTTGAATAGGGCAGATGTAATATACATGAACATTGAACTAAAACTACGCGGCTAAATTCTCAACATACCGGCCCCCCTGAACGACTGTTCAGAACATGGGAAGCACAGCAAGTTTGGTAATAGGTATCTAATGAACTCCTTGGGCTGTTTTTACGGTGACCACTCGAACCCTCTCGTCTTGGCCAGGATAAACTTCGGTGATTCGCCCAAGACGCCACTTGCTAGGCGGTTGATTCGGCTCCTTTAGTACCACAGAGTGTCCACGGTTATGTTGTTGGACTTCTGCTGCCAGTTCGTGCGAGGTTGCAAGGAAGCAAAGTTTTCCAGAATCCTTGAACCTTGGCTTGCAGTTGAATACAATTTTGCGGACTATGTTACGGGCTCCAAGGATCCAATACTTCTGTCTCAACGTGTGGAATATAAATTCGACTGCAGCGTGTAGCGATGTGACGTGCTGGTGTCTAGCTAGTAAAACAGCGCCTGGTGATTCCTTTGGGAGAAGTGTGGGATGTTTTACATAAAAGGTTGCCATCGAATTGCCAATGCGTCCTCCTACGCGCAGAATTCCTTGGTCGTCAACAAATGAAGTGTAGCGAATAAACTTGGATTTTTGAGAAAGTGCTTGTCCAGTGGTCAGCTGTTTGTACTCCACTTGGAAGAACTCCATCTGGACATGTTTGATTACCCTAAAGCGGGCATATTGAAGCTTCCTTGACGATAAAAACGATGACGCGCGTCGATGTACAAAGCGAAAACAATAGCTTAATGTCCGCAAGATATGTGACCATGAGGAAGCTTTGTTGATCATACAATTAAGATCATTTCAAAActtcgttctctttcgtagatcacacgcgtttttgttttgcgctccgcatattTTCCCTTTGTTTTGCATAAAAAACCGGTGTTTTCATAAATAGACTTTAATTAACTTCCGAACCAGCCTACAATCTGGAAATCTATTCTattccgcgagtgcatgccctttgatttgtgtttaaaCATTATTTATTAAACTTCAATTTTTTCGGCGTTGGCTTGtcgtgtttttgttgttgccgtgagtacgcattacattgcattacagctctcgtctctcgtcttgcagcttttgttgttttatcactctcttgctatcacctcaacttcaataactgttctatCTAtctcgctctcgtaactttctgCTCattagctctctctctctctcattagctgctgctgcaactgttctcctctcctcctattAGCGTTAGTCTGGCACACTGGTTTGATAGCcatttgttttaaaatattatttgattttaatttttttcaaATGTTTTAATATGGTGtgtgccaaaaaatcatgatcAGCTGAGTAttccctgctggctctgcgatagtgtagtgcacgcaaaatggcTTGCACTATCGTTgtgaggcatgccgtgcggttgAGACTGACATGGTCATATTTATGAGCCAGACTCGGAAGGGCgcacgatcggctcctagccatggagtctcaatttggcagtctgcaactaCTGAATAagtctccgaggcgtaaaagggtaactccgcgggatctgcatgTGCCAGACGTCACTCAGCCGTTCGCGGACGAAAAAaatgactccgaccactccaaatGTGCAGCAGTtaatctcgtttgccactccaaggcaacgacagctgctggcgatgcagattcggtagccgaattcatcgcttcGGAGAACGTGCAGcgaagtacgtctgcagcgtccgtttccgtggtgtccgcaagaaGGTCTGGAcatccggatattgccaccacaggtactaggcctgtggtgcctaaaccactggtgggagtccaaccaaaacgacaagcttttgtttcacggctggctcCTGCCcacacatctaatgatgtaattacttttattcaaagcaaaataaaagccgtgggtttaaaggtggagaaatttaacttctcttatgccagggagatagcctcgtttaagataagcatctccccaactcaatttgacaccatttgctccgccaaattttggccggagcatttggtggtgaaggagtttaaggctaagatgaagaataggccccccatatcccttacaaatctttccagtgtgccaccctcaacctcaacttcctcttcctcaacttcccgtcttgcttccacctttccaaaaaactaacttctcttttagtaacctatcagaatgtaagaggcttgcgtagtaagctcagcattcttttccgggatagtgttgcatttgcttcccacgttattgtgtttaatgaaacctggttaaagccggaaattcttagttccgaggttttggcaggtcggtacacaacttttagaaaggatcGTTCGTCTCAACGTGCAggaggggttctgattgcagataaagatcatatgatagatcttggtgacttcaacttgccaggaactgtttggtcttcggtaaacgagtctggtaacctagtgcccatgtcacgacatgactttgttgacggcttgcttgacctgtccctgtctcaagtcaaccatgtaaaaaaattccttgggtcgattgcttgatctgtgctttgtatcggatccgaccttagtgttgttaacccaagcccttccgctcactatacctgaagacgcctaccatcctactttcgaagtgtcgctagatataggaccaactgtattggatcggtcgagtaggccacctgaacgtgtccgttgctttcgtaaagccgagtttacgaagcttaataaactcattagggattttgattggtccgctttgtacttgtgcactgatgtcataaaaggaacaaacattttttttaatgctcttggcacattttttgattcttgtccgattagatctggaaaatccccttggtttaccaaagagttatctagcctaaaaaacttaaaatcaagactttataaaaaaattTTAGAAGTTGGTTcactcactctcgctatgtaacagctcggtcaaacttttcagttcttaacgcacaatgctataagaactacctatctcaatgcaggatacgtttttctcaggaccctaaacgtccgcacacccatcctcgctatcattttgtaatacgtcggcaaatattgatcaggcaattgccgatctttttgcccaatttttccaaaccacctattctgaggaaagctactctggtcatccgtacccatacggtttaccgaggtcgaacggcattttcagtcccttgttaaatgaatgttctctacatcatgatcttcgactagttaagccggtgttttcaccgggtccagacggggttccaggttgtgtactcagatactgcgccgaggctctgtgtggacccttgcttaaactattcaccctgtccatcgattcttcttgcgtccccccgatctggaaggaatcctttataattcctctccataaaaaaggtaacaagtctgacgcaaaaaGTTAGTGAGGTTTaacaaagttatccgctattcccaaaatgtttgagaaggtattaactccgcacttgcaacatctttgcaagtcacttatatctcaaactcagcatggatttataaggcggcgatcaaccaccacgaacttgttagagtttacctctttcattattaaaggctttcaaggtaacttacagacggatgttatttacaccgactttagtaaagcattcgactctgtaaaccattcccttttagcgcataaacttgaccttatagggtttccgcccaacctcctgagatggatttctagctatctttgcctctggtctcaaagagtcctctttaaaaactccctctcttcaccagtcaaggtttcttcgggagtaccacagggcagccatctaggcacCTTACTCtccacactctttattaatgacttgccttcggtacTTCGgtacatactctcgagtacttatgtatgcggatgatgttaaactgtgtgtccagtataaggacatttcatttcattctcgcttgcaatccgatctcaataactttcagtcatggtgttgtgcaaacttgttacaccttaatgcctcgaaatgccaagttatgacatttcatcgttctagccctttgttggctccttataccctatttggtggttctcttgagagaattaccctagTGGATGATCTTGgggttatgttagaccccaagttaaagttttccgaacacatttctaccatggtaaataaggccatgggcgtgcttgggcttataaagaggtggtcaaaggaatttgacgacccctatataacaaagactctctatacctcgcttgtttgtcagatcttagaatacggctcctgtgtatggtgccctcagtacaaagtacaccaggaccatatagaatcagtacagaaaaactttttattctttgctctgcggggccttaactgggatgcgggtgtaagactcccatcttactctagtagactgctattagtaaacctcccatccttagttaaccgtagaaaaatgcttggtgtgatatttatgcacaacttgatcaggggtgacatagacagccctgatctgttgggccgcataaacttcacgattcctattagacaaactagaaattttataccgttgttccttccactttgtagatcgaattattccttgcatgaaccgtttagggtcttatgctcggattataattccctctaccatattatatccaccactaattctcttcctcttataaattactaatccttacacacctttttagtaattagtaattgtagtggtatttgtattttgattgcatgcttagtttcttagtaagtttagtgctaattttcctcgaatgttagtctaatagttatctttcttgcatgttcgcgttcggttcgactacgcaccgttcgtcatgcggcagcgccgctcggtcggttgggcgggaggagggctgcgttttgcctggtgacggtgcagtaactgcatcgacTCTTGatagatgcagtcattgcatgtcaacgtccaagaattAAATTTATAACACAAACGaacatttttgttttgcttttcacgattcattttaagctccaATAGTCCAACCGTATACAGTTCACAAAGTCAAGTGATCGTTGCCATAGGCACcacacgtacaagcacgcatgcatacgcaaaagacacttttTTCGTTCGAtcgcgacaagatgctcagtgaaaaacaggaacagaagagaagtgaaaaaatcggtctttgcttgagcgaagagcgagttgagcaaaaacagatttgatcgggtctttctcaatgtgtccgtAAATGAGAAgtttttatcagacacgccgaaaTTGTCACGCGTTATTTTCGAGGTCTGGTAGATAGTCAACATGCAGCAGGATAATGCGCCAATTCATGTTTCCCAGGATTCAATGAGACCCACAATAAACCGTTGAAGAAGTGGCCGGCAATGAGTCCGGACTTAAATCCCATTAAGGATCTGTGGCGCATACTTGTAACAAAAGTTTATGCCTGTACACGGCAGTACGACGGGACAAGGAGTATACGGGCAACTCCAATAATTATTAAGACAGTTTTCCTTAATACTGTTTCCTTGGaaatatttttccaaaaaAGATAGTTCGTATTCCAGATTGAGAACGGACACAGAAAGTTAGTTTCTACTTAAACAGGGAGACATTATTTTCTAAAGGATTGTGCGTTGTTCCAAACAACTTCTAGCCAAGACAGACTAATTCCAATGTATCCGGCTTTACAAAAATAGTCAGCCTACTTAATATCAATTCGTTACACTGCCCTCCGCCTAATCTTGTTCGTCCCCAACAAGTTCCAAGTCTTTTTCATAGTAAGGTGCTAGTCTCTCGATATGTATCGATTTTAGTTTTTGCTCTTCGGTTGATACGATAAAGAGTTTGAATGCGATACACCACATCATTAATTTCAAATTTGTTTGTACCTTTGGGGAAAATCCTTTCTTCCTTTGTGGATTATAAAACAGCCAAAAGTCGACATTGTAAAAACTTTTCAGTGTCCGCCTCATCTCGAGCAGCCCGAAGATGTAACGGTTGGATTAGGTTAAGGCAGTAGCCTGGGGGAGCGATAAAACCCCCACAAGCTCCCTTCGACCTGTATGAAGGTCCATTGTGATGCCGCATGAGCGTATGCTCTTCTCAATGCCCAAAACCTCGGAGAGAAAACTGTTGCAAATTAGGGGCAGTAAGTCCGCCCGTGAAGCCGGTCGGAAGGATATTATTCTTCTATTTCAAGGAAGGCTACCaaggtgtactccttaaagttaagggacgcttcgatgatcgatgtgatcgagtgcagggccggcctctgttcttgccagaggggcaggctttatcgagcgccttattggaggcgtcggtaaagatcttaagaagacgagtcgtggcctccctGAAAAACTCCCCCTCAagtgggggctcagggagaacacgacagaggtaatcagagtaccgagtccagtttgtctgcctgatgttccggaattgaactggcttcggtacagagaaagagaaaagagTTTCCAcatacctgtggtccgagaaggagtgttTTTCCAGGACACTCCAGGATACAGTGTTActctgtatctcatgagaggcaagcgtgaggtcgcggacctccttgcggtttttaataatgaaggtggggtcactaccccggtttaataagaccatctgaatggtcagtaagtaactgaaaaggtactcacccctttcgttagtgtcagtgcttccccactgacagtgatgtgcgtTGGCGTCGCACCCCACCATTAGGCAGCGTCCTTGGCCGaacagtctgcgattagagcccggagaggcgcgtgtggaggggggtctggttgatCATGCCCCAtatatgcggagcagatcctcagtgagcgctcctggtcTTCGaagctcactgcggtgtggtcttcattgctgaaattcgggagcaaaaataagtgcaactctctttttgcaagaatgcaggtactaattttacctgcggtttcagctacttatagcttgtagtctgaagtcctcagaccagagaccctgtttccgaggatccagggctcttgaatgaggactatatcggctccacccttggccagatggagcagtagagcagcgcatgctgccttacaatggtggaggtttatctgcaggagcgtcaatgacattcctgaggctcacctccaccattgttgttTCTAGAGACCCtgggctaggtcgctctcatCGAACGCGTAGTCATCCAGGATGTTGTCCggcatcatggacgccgcaccCGACGCCTGGTTGTCCTCTTCACACAtcccctctttcgggatctccggcagctccagGTCTGGCTTGACCTCcgctgcccttgcgatcggacttgtaggtggatatggtgaccttttTGTATCCATAGTCAACCACACCATCCGTCTTTGCGAGGAGCTCTAGCGACTCCTAATTAAGGAAGAGGATTATCTGGCGCCTCTGTCCTTGTATATCCTCTAccttggccaccttccaatTGGCTGTAGGAAGGgtggggttgcagacctgtaGTAACCTGATGATTTTCTCAGGTTCTGCAGGTTTAGCCGAGACCcatgctctggctctcggaCGGCTGGGGACATCCTCCCAtctcacggcctccagtttcgcccctggatagacctctttgagagcagggccgcagagcgagcgtcttggcaggcgatggctttcaccttgccttgatgccaccctacGTCCTTAAACTTTGGCGGtagtccgccgttctcctccagttcctgtaggaaccggtcctggagctcgttctccaccaggtgccacttgtccaggacaccgattaGGGTgttgcccctcgccacctcagcaaACGATCGGCTCGTGaagtgggtcttcacccgcttagcttggcctggctgactAGCGGgatcctccgctg contains:
- the LOC117186299 gene encoding DNA-directed RNA polymerase III subunit RPC1-like isoform X1 translates to MPKEQFRASALNKKISHVQFGISGADEIQQEALVRITSKNLYQGQRQPVPSGVLDRRMGISTKDAVCETCGHGLNECIGHFGYLDLALPVFHIGHFRATINILQMICKSCAQVMLKFEDRLSFEKKLHNPNFSYLGKKALHAQMLAKAKKVTKCPHCGTANGGVKKGPGLLKILHDPYKGRKVDAVFTSNMDEMLRSTEFNRDLNLTLSNYSTAEELTPLMVLDLFEQIPQSDVALLGMCSRGAHPKHLIVTRVFVPPACIRPSVLSEVKAGTTEDDLTMKQSEILLINDVIQRHMATGGKIELIYEDWDFLQLHVALYFHRAIACGFESPRSFSFLNGILTIHLPFSSLLVVSKKCFSQTSSTSFFSLSNFQNRSEFPTSIVVATINLSPFDLVQPDIIHPNSVFRPSSPFILTTPSFKICVHIYPNYYIYPTWIVKVRVCQHIILPLSFVNIEWLYR
- the LOC117186299 gene encoding DNA-directed RNA polymerase III subunit RPC1-like isoform X2, translating into MGISTKDAVCETCGHGLNECIGHFGYLDLALPVFHIGHFRATINILQMICKSCAQVMLKFEDRLSFEKKLHNPNFSYLGKKALHAQMLAKAKKVTKCPHCGTANGGVKKGPGLLKILHDPYKGRKVDAVFTSNMDEMLRSTEFNRDLNLTLSNYSTAEELTPLMVLDLFEQIPQSDVALLGMCSRGAHPKHLIVTRVFVPPACIRPSVLSEVKAGTTEDDLTMKQSEILLINDVIQRHMATGGKIELIYEDWDFLQLHVALYFHRAIACGFESPRSFSFLNGILTIHLPFSSLLVVSKKCFSQTSSTSFFSLSNFQNRSEFPTSIVVATINLSPFDLVQPDIIHPNSVFRPSSPFILTTPSFKICVHIYPNYYIYPTWIVKVRVCQHIILPLSFVNIEWLYR
- the LOC117186299 gene encoding uncharacterized protein LOC117186299 isoform X4, whose amino-acid sequence is MPKEQFRASALNKKISHVQFGISGADEIQQEALNRSEFPTSIVVATINLSPFDLVQPDIIHPNSVFRPSSPFILTTPSFKICVHIYPNYYIYPTWIVKVRVCQHIILPLSFVNIEWLYR
- the LOC117186299 gene encoding uncharacterized protein LOC117186299 isoform X5, which codes for MPKEQFRASALNKKISHVQFGISGADEIQQEALYFVLVRLRNCTTLALITTTNLEQLCL